AGAATGTTATTTAAATTGAATTAAATCGCATCCAGTTTTTCAAGATTTAACGTGATAAAATTGGATTTTGGTGCTTCACATAAAGAACAACAATAATTCACAGGTAAATCCTTAAATAAAGTTCCTTTTTCAATGCCTTGTTCTATATCTCCGTATTCGGCATTATAAACCGTTAAGCATTCTTTACATTGATGTACATCGAGTTCTTTTTTTTCTTTTTTGACTGCTGTTGCCGTATCAATTTCAGACACAGAGTTGCCTAACTCTTCAAAATATTTCCTACTTAATTCTATCAAAATCGTAGGCAATTCCAGTTTGTCTACATCTTGTGCATGAACAATATACGTGCGACTATTAGGATCAAAATTTTTGGCGTAAAGCACATTATACGTATCTCTGATTTTTATGGAAGCTAGATCTTTAGGCATCTCATTTTTTTCTACGACAATAGAAGTGAAGTAATGACCCTCTCGGTTGTAATCGGAGATTCCAAAAGTAAGTCCATACGTACTAATATCAAATTGATCTAAAGTACGAACTAAGAACGTTTTTAGATTCAACGCCCAATCCATCGCTACTGGTAAATGCCAGTTGAGTTCTAATAACGAATGACGGACATTGATTCCTTTCTTTCCTAAGAATTTTTCCCAGTCTAATTTGCGGTCTTTTGGGATTCCTTTTACCACAAATGATTTCCAAGGTGTAATACATATTTTTCCTATTTTACAGTCAAAACACAAATCACACATTTCTTTTAAGAACTCTAAATCGTATAAGTTGTTTCTCCAATACAAACCCAACCAATATTGATCTATACCCAATCGATTCATTCCTTCATAGTAAGGAAACGGATAAAAGGGTATGTTTAAAGGTTTGTCAATGGTTCTATTATTGGTATCCAAAGCTTCACTCACCAAACTAAAAATCATGTCAATTCCGCAAGATTCTTCGCTTACAATGCGTTCTATTTCATAATAAAATTTTGAAATATCCCAGCTGTAAATTAATACTGGATACACTTCCATGCGCTCCCAATTGGGCAAGCGAATGTATAGAAACCAGTAATCTTCATGCTCTGAAGCTATAAAGTTAATATGTCCTGTAAACAAAGGAACCAACTGCTGCTTAGGGTCGGTAATGTTCACTTTTAATACAGGATGTTCTTTGAATTGTTCTAATATATAAAGGAATTTGTTTCCTGTAAGCCAATTTGTATTTCTAAAAATATCGGTAGAGACATAAGAAGAAACAATGTTATTCCCGCTTTTTTGATCTGGAAAAATAACTTGATGTCCTTCTTTTGTATCCGTATATAAATTATTAAATCCTTTTGGAAAAATAATATCTTGTCTGGATCCAAAAGAAAAATCTTTGAGCCCTTGTTCCAAGCCCATATTTACAATGTTTCGTAATTCACCAGGTGAAATAACGCCTCCTTTTACTATTAATCTCGTTAGTTCCATAATTTTATAGTTTCAAGTTTACCGTTTCAAGTTTATGTCTATATAATTGAAACAAAAAACTATTTTATTTTTGATAATATTTCCTTTACTTCTGTTTTACAACTTCCGCAGCCTAAACCAGCTCCGGTACTTCTACATAATTCTGTAAAATTAGTAGTTCCACTTTTTATGGCTTCTTCAATATTGCCACTTCCTACTTGACTGCAAGAACAAACGAGTTTTCCTAAAACAGGCTTTGCATTGGAGCTTCCTCGCAATAAGGAGTTTCTCTTGTCGGATAATTCGATTTTGCTTTCAATCATGCTTTTGAACTCGGCAAATTCATTTTTATCGCCCATCAAAATAGCGCCTACTAATAAATCATTTTTAACGATGCATTTTTTATAGTAGCGTTGTTTCAAGTCGGCAAAAACAATTTCTTCATAGGAATCATCATTTTCGGGGATTTCGATTTCACCAATACTACAAAGATTGATGTCTTCTAGTTTTAAGATATTCATTAAAACAGAACCTTTATAAAAACTGCTAATATCTCCAGCTAAATAATTGGCTAAAATATCAGCTTGTTCTTCTGCCGCTGAGGTAATTCCGAACAAACGATTGTTGAATTCGGCTATTTCACCAATGGCATAGATATCAGGATTAGACGATTGCAAGTACTGATTTACTTTTACACCGCGTCCGCAATTAATCCCAGATTCTTTGGCTATTTCAATATTTGGGATAGTTCCAATAGTATATACGATAGCATTTGCGGTAAGAATTCGTCCACTTTTTAAAGCGATTTCAATTTCATTTTCATTATCAGTTTCAAATACGGTACTCACTTCATTATCAAAATAGATTTGTATGTCTCTAATTTGCACTTCTTCGGCTAATAATTTACTGGAAATACGATCCAGTTGGCGTTCCATTAAACGGGATGCTCTTTGGATAATAGTAATCTTGACTTTTTTATGTTTCAGTGCAGCGGCTAATTCTAAACCTAATAAACCACCTCCTACAATCACTACGTGTTGCTCTTCGGGAGCTAATTTAGTATTGTCTAGATAGTTTTTCAGTCGGTCTGCATCTTCTTTTTTTCTTATGGTAAAGCGGCCAGGTAAATGCAATTGTGCGTTTTCTGGAATAAAAGGGCGACTTCCTGTGGCTAGTATTAAATTGTCAAAAGTATGTGTGATGCCTTGGCTATCCACCACTGTTTTATCAGAAGTATTAATAGCATTTATCCCAATGCCAGACTTCATCGTGATATTCAATTTGCCTAAAGCGTCATCTTTTATTTTTAATAATTTATCCCAAGACAACTCAGCAGTGACATATTCAGGTAATAAAACACGGTTGTAAAACGGGTTAATTTCATTAGAGAATATTATTATTTCATCAGTAGTGTTGATTTCTCTATAATTCTGTATGAATCGAAAGGCAGCTGCTCCAGCGCCAATAATAGCAATTTTTTGGAACGGTTTAATGTATTTAGCTACGGATACCGTGGTATATTTAAAATCAGGCTCTTTAGAAATGGGATCAACAAGAGTATTCGTTAAATTATTGGTACGATTCAAATCGTTTTCTAATTGTTTTCCCCAATGCATCGGTAAAAACACCACGGTTTCTTTAATGCTGTCCGTCACTTTTGCTTTTACGCGTACAGCACCATTTTTACTGGTAACCATAACGATATCTCCATTTTTAATGGACGCTTTAAAAGCATCAATAGGATTTATTTCTAGAAAAGGACTCGGAATATGCGTCATTAAGCGCGACACTTTTCCTGTCTTGGTCATTGTATGCCATTGATCTCTTACACGTCCTGTTGTAAGTATAAAGGGGAACTGGTCATTGGGTTGCTCTGACGTATTTTCAATAGCTGTTGGGAGATTGAAAATTGCTTTTTGCGAAGGCGTAAAGAATTTTTTATCAGTAAATAGGCGAGGGGTTCCAGGATGTCCATAATCAGGAACGGGCCATTGAAAAGTACCTTCGTTTTTTAATCGGTTGTAATTTAAATAAGAAATATCAATATTAGTGTTTTTTGTCATTTGACAATATTCCTTGTATACTTCTTCGGTATTATTGAAATTGAAGCCATTGAAATTCATTTTTTTAGCAAAACGAAGTAGGATGTCAATATCTGATAAAGCTTCACCAGGTGCATTAATTCCTTTTGGTAAGTAAGAAATTCGTCGCTCCGAGTTGGTCATAGTCCCTTCTTTTTCTAGCCAAGCTGCTGCTGGTAAAAGTAAGTCGGCATGTTTAGCCGTATCTGCATTGTGTGATATTTCTTGAACGACTACAAATTTGGCTTTCGCCAAAGCTTTCTCTACTCTTCGAGAATCAGGTAAACTCACCAAAGGATTGGTGCAAATTACCCAGATGGCTTTCATTTTTCCAGATTCAAGCGCTTCAAACATTTCGGTTGCCGTAAATCCTGGTTTTTCGGATATGGAGTCTACTCCCCAAAAATCAGCTACTTCTTGTCGGTGCACAGGATTTGCTAAATCTTTATGAACTGCTAATAAATTAGCCATTCCACCTACTTCACGACCTCCCATAGCATTGGGCTGGCCCGTTAATGAAAAGGGACCAGACCCAGGTTTTCCTACATGACCGGTTAACAGTGAAATATTCAATAAGGCAGTGTTTTTATCGACTCCAATCGCGCTTTGATTCAATCCCATGGCCCAAAGCGAAAGAAATCCTTCTGCTTTACCTATTAAATCAGCTGCTAGTTTAATATCACTAACAGAAATTCCACAAAGTTTAGATGCTTTTTCTAATGAGGTAGATAAAACAAGCGCTCTGTATGCTAGGTAATTTTCGGTATTGTTTTTTATAAAATCAGCATCCGTATAGCCTCTTTCTATAATGCATTTAGCTAAGGCATGGTATAAAATAATATCAGATCCTGGAATAATTTGAAGATGTAGATCGGCAGTTGCTGCAGTATCTGTTCTTCTTGGGTCTATAACAATTATTTTTACCTTAGGATTTTTCTCTTTATGCTGTTCAAGTCTTCTAAAAAGAATAGGGTGACACCAAGCTGGATTAGCACCTGTGATTAAAAAAGTATCCGCCAGTTCAATATCGTCATAGGCAATAGGAACGGAGTCTTCTCCAAATGTTTTTTTGTATCCCACAACTGCTGAGCTCATGCACAAGCGGGAGTTAGTATCTATATTATTGGTTTTTAGAAATCCTTTTACCAGTTTATTTACTAAGTAATATTCTTCAGTAAGGCATTGCCCAGAGATGTAAAAACCAACACTATCTGGACCGTGTTTTTTTATTATGGAAGAAAAAACCGCTGCCGCACGATCCATCGCCGCATCCCAACTCACTCTTTCCATGGGATGGGATTTACTCCATCGCATTTCTGGGTACAGGATTCTATCCGAAGTATCATTGGCTACATAATGCAAGTTCATCCCCTTAGAACAAAGCATTCCTCTATTTACAGGATGATTTTCATCTCCACGAACGGTTACGCCATTTTTAGAATCATTGGTTACAATAATCCCACAGCCTACACCACAATACGAACAAGTTGTTTTAATTTCTGGATTTTGCATTTGTAATCTTCTGTATTAAATAGTAAAACTGTCGAAGAAATAGAATATTCGATTCTGAGATCTTTATAACAAAAGTAAGTATTAATACGTAATAATACGTAATTTTAAATTTGTTTTTTCTAAGTTTTATCAATTTAGAGAATCAGATGCTTCTGAAACTTGAATTTATTGCAAAAAGCGGGGTTTAATTATAACATTAATAAATTTTGTTTTGAAACAAAAAAAGATTGAAGCATTTTAGACTTCAATCTTTTAAGGTTTAATTTTATGAATTCTATTTTTTTTAGCCGCAGATTAAAATCATTTCACAGATTTTCTATTTGTGAAAATTTTGTCTGAGTTACTTATTGGAACTAGTTGTTTTAATGTTCTAAGAAATTAATTAGATGTTCACGGTTGTCATAATAGGTGGGATGTTCTAATATGGCTTTTCTATTTCGAGGTCTTTCATAGGTAATGTCTAGAATATCTCCTATTTGTGCTTTAGGTCCTGAGGTCATCATAATCACTCTGTCTGCCAAGAAAATGGACTCATCGACATCATGGGTAATCATTATTCCAGTTGTTTTTTCTTTGTTTAATACCTCTAACAATACATCTTGAAGTTCCCCTCTAGTTAAAGAATCAAGCATTCCGAAAGGTTCATCTAAAAGTAAAATTTGCGGTTTTAAAGCCAATGCTCTTGCAATTCCAACTCTTTGCTTCATTCCTTGCGATAGGTCTTTTGCTTTTTTGTCAAAGGAGCCATCGAGACCTACTTTACTTAGGTAATATTTACAAATGTCTAAGCGTTGTTTTTTGGTTGCATTTGCAAAAACTTTTTCTACACCTAGTAAAACATTTTCTAGGGCACTCATCCAGGGCAATAAACTAGGAGATTGAAAGATTACTCCTCTATCTGGTCCAGGACCTGTAATTGGGGAGCCATTTAATATAATTTGGCCTCCTGATATTGGATTTAAACCTGCAATCATAGAAAGCAATGTTGTTTTTCCGCAACCAGAGTGCCCAATTATAGAAACAAATTCACCTTCTTTAATTTTTAAATTTAGATTCTCCAATACTATAAAATCACCATTTGGAGTAGGATAAATTTTGGTTAAATTAGATAACTCCAACATGTATTTTTCAAATCCCAATGGATCACGATTTATTATATCTTTTTCTAATATGGACTCTTTCATGGTATCTATCTCTTTAAATTTTAATTATATAATGAATTCTAGTTGAATTTCATTGGTACTAAATCAGGCAATTCGTAGTGCGTAATTTCTAGTCCTGCCGTTCTTTCCTGTCCAATTTCCATCAGATATTCAATAATACCATTTCTTAATTTTTTAAAACTGTCTAAATGGTTCAAGGCAATTTTATTGCGAGGTCGCTCAATTTCAATTTCAAATTGGGGTCCTAGAGTGGCTTTTGGACCTGGACGTAAAGGTATCACGCGATCAGCCATGAAAACGCCTTCATCCACATCATTGGTTATTAGCAAAGCGGTACGTTTGTCCTCACTCCAGATAGAAAGTATTTCTTCTTGCAGGTTCCCTCTTGTCAACGCATCCAATGCTCCCAAAGGTTCATCCATTAAAATTAATTCTGGTTTCATAGCTAATGTTCGGGCTACCGCTACACGTTGACGCATACCGCCTGAAAGTTCTTTTGGTTTTTTGTGTGAAGCATGAGAAAGATGTACTTTTTCAATAAAATTATTGACATGATCCTCTATTTCTTTTTTAGTCCAGTCTTTAAAAACGGATTTTACCGCCATT
The Flavobacterium sp. WC2421 genome window above contains:
- a CDS encoding rubredoxin; translation: MELTRLIVKGGVISPGELRNIVNMGLEQGLKDFSFGSRQDIIFPKGFNNLYTDTKEGHQVIFPDQKSGNNIVSSYVSTDIFRNTNWLTGNKFLYILEQFKEHPVLKVNITDPKQQLVPLFTGHINFIASEHEDYWFLYIRLPNWERMEVYPVLIYSWDISKFYYEIERIVSEESCGIDMIFSLVSEALDTNNRTIDKPLNIPFYPFPYYEGMNRLGIDQYWLGLYWRNNLYDLEFLKEMCDLCFDCKIGKICITPWKSFVVKGIPKDRKLDWEKFLGKKGINVRHSLLELNWHLPVAMDWALNLKTFLVRTLDQFDISTYGLTFGISDYNREGHYFTSIVVEKNEMPKDLASIKIRDTYNVLYAKNFDPNSRTYIVHAQDVDKLELPTILIELSRKYFEELGNSVSEIDTATAVKKEKKELDVHQCKECLTVYNAEYGDIEQGIEKGTLFKDLPVNYCCSLCEAPKSNFITLNLEKLDAI
- a CDS encoding molybdopterin-dependent oxidoreductase; amino-acid sequence: MQNPEIKTTCSYCGVGCGIIVTNDSKNGVTVRGDENHPVNRGMLCSKGMNLHYVANDTSDRILYPEMRWSKSHPMERVSWDAAMDRAAAVFSSIIKKHGPDSVGFYISGQCLTEEYYLVNKLVKGFLKTNNIDTNSRLCMSSAVVGYKKTFGEDSVPIAYDDIELADTFLITGANPAWCHPILFRRLEQHKEKNPKVKIIVIDPRRTDTAATADLHLQIIPGSDIILYHALAKCIIERGYTDADFIKNNTENYLAYRALVLSTSLEKASKLCGISVSDIKLAADLIGKAEGFLSLWAMGLNQSAIGVDKNTALLNISLLTGHVGKPGSGPFSLTGQPNAMGGREVGGMANLLAVHKDLANPVHRQEVADFWGVDSISEKPGFTATEMFEALESGKMKAIWVICTNPLVSLPDSRRVEKALAKAKFVVVQEISHNADTAKHADLLLPAAAWLEKEGTMTNSERRISYLPKGINAPGEALSDIDILLRFAKKMNFNGFNFNNTEEVYKEYCQMTKNTNIDISYLNYNRLKNEGTFQWPVPDYGHPGTPRLFTDKKFFTPSQKAIFNLPTAIENTSEQPNDQFPFILTTGRVRDQWHTMTKTGKVSRLMTHIPSPFLEINPIDAFKASIKNGDIVMVTSKNGAVRVKAKVTDSIKETVVFLPMHWGKQLENDLNRTNNLTNTLVDPISKEPDFKYTTVSVAKYIKPFQKIAIIGAGAAAFRFIQNYREINTTDEIIIFSNEINPFYNRVLLPEYVTAELSWDKLLKIKDDALGKLNITMKSGIGINAINTSDKTVVDSQGITHTFDNLILATGSRPFIPENAQLHLPGRFTIRKKEDADRLKNYLDNTKLAPEEQHVVIVGGGLLGLELAAALKHKKVKITIIQRASRLMERQLDRISSKLLAEEVQIRDIQIYFDNEVSTVFETDNENEIEIALKSGRILTANAIVYTIGTIPNIEIAKESGINCGRGVKVNQYLQSSNPDIYAIGEIAEFNNRLFGITSAAEEQADILANYLAGDISSFYKGSVLMNILKLEDINLCSIGEIEIPENDDSYEEIVFADLKQRYYKKCIVKNDLLVGAILMGDKNEFAEFKSMIESKIELSDKRNSLLRGSSNAKPVLGKLVCSCSQVGSGNIEEAIKSGTTNFTELCRSTGAGLGCGSCKTEVKEILSKIK
- a CDS encoding ABC transporter ATP-binding protein; its protein translation is MKESILEKDIINRDPLGFEKYMLELSNLTKIYPTPNGDFIVLENLNLKIKEGEFVSIIGHSGCGKTTLLSMIAGLNPISGGQIILNGSPITGPGPDRGVIFQSPSLLPWMSALENVLLGVEKVFANATKKQRLDICKYYLSKVGLDGSFDKKAKDLSQGMKQRVGIARALALKPQILLLDEPFGMLDSLTRGELQDVLLEVLNKEKTTGIMITHDVDESIFLADRVIMMTSGPKAQIGDILDITYERPRNRKAILEHPTYYDNREHLINFLEH
- a CDS encoding ABC transporter ATP-binding protein, whose protein sequence is MAYLELKNVCKSYGEGKNKTEVLSNINLKIEEGEFVAIVGFTGSGKTTLVNLIAGLIEPDSGEILFKGKPIQGTSHERGIIFQNYSLLPWLTVYYNIEMAVKSVFKDWTKKEIEDHVNNFIEKVHLSHASHKKPKELSGGMRQRVAVARTLAMKPELILMDEPLGALDALTRGNLQEEILSIWSEDKRTALLITNDVDEGVFMADRVIPLRPGPKATLGPQFEIEIERPRNKIALNHLDSFKKLRNGIIEYLMEIGQERTAGLEITHYELPDLVPMKFN